A single Providencia manganoxydans DNA region contains:
- the lptF gene encoding LPS export ABC transporter permease LptF: MIIIRYLVRETLKSQLAILFVLMLIFFSQKSIDILGAAVQGNIPSNLVLPLLGLGVPEMAQLILPLSLFLGLLMTYSKLYTESEITVMHACGLGKSVLVKAALVLATLTALVAIGNITWMLPWSSQYQEQVLADAKANPGLAAMVEGQFKTTKDRNIVLYIGEVKGNDFKNVFLAQLRTANEQRPSVVVADSGYMKEDADGRQVVVLDEGTRYEGTALLRDFRITDFENYQAVIDHKTSDTSNDKVEQKTMFELWKANDPDSNAEFHWRLTIVFSVVVMALMVVPLSEVNPRQGRVLSMLPAMLLYLIFFLLQSTLRNSAEKGDVDPKYALWAVNLGYLALAVILNLWNTVPMRRLRVRFNRGAA, encoded by the coding sequence GTGATCATTATTAGATATTTGGTACGGGAGACCCTGAAAAGTCAGCTAGCTATTCTTTTTGTGCTAATGTTGATTTTTTTCAGCCAAAAGTCCATCGATATCCTCGGGGCTGCGGTACAGGGTAATATTCCTTCAAACTTAGTGTTACCTTTGCTGGGATTAGGTGTGCCTGAAATGGCGCAGTTGATCCTCCCTTTGAGCCTATTTCTTGGGCTGTTAATGACATACAGTAAGCTATATACCGAAAGTGAAATTACGGTTATGCACGCTTGCGGATTAGGAAAAAGCGTGTTGGTTAAAGCCGCTTTGGTGCTTGCCACCCTGACCGCGTTGGTTGCAATCGGCAATATTACATGGATGCTGCCTTGGTCCTCTCAATATCAGGAACAAGTACTTGCTGATGCGAAAGCTAACCCAGGCCTAGCTGCGATGGTGGAAGGGCAATTTAAAACCACCAAAGACCGCAACATCGTGCTGTATATTGGTGAAGTTAAAGGCAATGATTTTAAAAATGTCTTTCTAGCTCAATTACGCACTGCTAATGAACAGCGCCCATCAGTCGTGGTGGCCGACAGCGGCTACATGAAAGAAGATGCTGATGGCCGCCAAGTAGTGGTACTGGATGAAGGGACTCGCTACGAAGGAACGGCATTATTACGTGACTTCCGTATTACCGATTTCGAAAACTACCAAGCGGTTATCGATCATAAAACCAGTGATACCAGTAATGACAAAGTTGAACAGAAAACGATGTTCGAGCTTTGGAAAGCCAATGATCCTGACTCGAATGCAGAATTTCATTGGCGTTTAACCATCGTATTCTCTGTGGTGGTAATGGCACTGATGGTTGTACCTCTTAGTGAAGTCAACCCTCGTCAGGGGAGAGTGCTTAGTATGCTCCCTGCGATGTTGTTGTATCTTATATTCTTTCTGTTACAAAGTACGCTACGCAACAGTGCAGAAAAAGGTGATGTCGACCCGAAATATGCCTTATGGGCGGTTAACTTAGGTTACCTTGCTCTTGCGGTAATTCTTAACTTATGGAATACCGTACCAATGCGCCGTTTACGTGTCAGATTTAATAGAGGGGCTGCCTAA
- a CDS encoding DNA polymerase III subunit chi, translating to MKNATFYQLPPTPAEQDELEAHEWLACELAAQMWRNGKRILLACETAEQAEKLDEALWQRDPHQFVPHNLAGEGPRYGAPIEICWPGKRGNAQRDVLINLQNQFADFATAFHEVIDFVPIDETLKQLARERYKIYRSVGFNLTMATPPTN from the coding sequence ATGAAAAACGCCACATTTTATCAACTACCCCCCACCCCCGCTGAACAGGATGAACTTGAAGCTCATGAGTGGTTGGCTTGCGAACTTGCAGCACAGATGTGGCGTAATGGTAAGCGTATATTGCTTGCGTGTGAAACTGCTGAGCAAGCAGAAAAACTCGATGAGGCACTTTGGCAAAGAGATCCCCATCAGTTCGTTCCTCATAACCTTGCGGGTGAAGGCCCTCGTTATGGTGCGCCAATTGAGATTTGCTGGCCGGGGAAACGAGGCAATGCACAACGCGATGTATTAATTAATCTGCAAAACCAATTCGCAGATTTTGCCACCGCATTCCATGAAGTGATAGACTTTGTGCCTATCGATGAAACTTTAAAACAGTTGGCGCGTGAACGGTATAAAATTTACCGCAGCGTCGGCTTCAACTTGACTATGGCGACGCCGCCAACTAACTGA
- the lptG gene encoding LPS export ABC transporter permease LptG, which translates to MFGVLDRYIGRTILNSILMTLFLLVSLSGIIKFVEQLRKVGDGDYTALGAGVFTLLSIPKDIDIFFPMAALLGALLGLGALASRSELVVMQASGFTRLQIALSVMKTAIPLVIVAMFIGEWVAPAGDQWARNYRAEKIVGNSLVVTNEGMWAKDGRDFIHIQRIADTTSIQEISIYRFDEQHKLKSVMFASSGAYDKDNKLWVLSQVDESILSSEKKITGSQRLTYDWKTNLTPEKLGIVSLNADSLSIRGLYQYISYLKESGQVAAVYQLSMWKKILAPLSAAVMMLMAVSFIFGPLRTVPMGVRVVSGIVGGFLFYILNQGFGNWSLVYSVPPVIAALLPSILFLGVSIVLLVKRK; encoded by the coding sequence ATGTTTGGTGTTTTAGACAGATATATTGGACGCACGATCCTCAACTCTATTTTAATGACCTTGTTCCTACTGGTATCCCTTTCAGGGATCATTAAGTTTGTTGAGCAGCTGCGTAAGGTAGGCGATGGCGACTATACTGCGTTAGGTGCAGGGGTATTTACATTGTTAAGTATCCCCAAAGATATTGATATCTTCTTCCCAATGGCCGCTTTGTTAGGTGCTTTGCTAGGACTAGGTGCATTAGCGTCGCGCAGTGAATTGGTCGTGATGCAAGCTTCTGGCTTCACACGTTTACAAATTGCGCTTTCGGTGATGAAAACCGCGATCCCTCTGGTGATTGTTGCGATGTTTATCGGGGAGTGGGTTGCTCCTGCTGGTGATCAATGGGCAAGAAATTATCGTGCAGAGAAAATTGTGGGTAATTCATTAGTTGTCACCAATGAAGGTATGTGGGCGAAAGACGGACGTGATTTTATTCATATTCAACGCATTGCCGATACCACATCGATTCAAGAAATCTCGATTTACCGTTTTGATGAACAACATAAACTTAAATCCGTGATGTTTGCTTCAAGTGGCGCTTATGATAAAGACAACAAACTATGGGTATTATCTCAAGTTGATGAATCTATTTTGAGCAGTGAGAAAAAAATTACGGGCTCCCAACGTTTAACTTACGATTGGAAAACCAACCTTACCCCTGAAAAATTGGGTATTGTTTCTCTCAATGCAGATTCACTTTCTATTCGTGGTCTTTATCAATATATCTCTTATTTGAAAGAGAGTGGGCAAGTTGCTGCGGTTTACCAACTGAGTATGTGGAAGAAGATCTTAGCACCACTCTCTGCTGCGGTTATGATGCTAATGGCGGTATCGTTTATTTTTGGTCCTTTGCGTACCGTACCAATGGGGGTACGTGTTGTGTCAGGGATCGTCGGCGGTTTCTTATTCTATATTTTAAACCAAGGCTTTGGTAATTGGAGCTTGGTCTATTCCGTACCACCAGTTATCGCGGCGTTACTGCCAAGTATACTATTCCTTGGTGTCAGCATTGTTCTATTGGTGAAACGTAAATAA
- the pepA gene encoding leucyl aminopeptidase: MEFSVKSGSPEKQRSACIVVGVFEPRRLSPIAEQLDKISDGYISALLRRGELEGKVGQSLLLHHVPNVLSERILLIGCGKERELDERQFKQIIQKTISTLNETGSMEAVCFLTELHVKGRNNYWKVRQAVETAKESLYVFDQLKSNKTEHRRPLRKLVFNVPTRRELPSGERAIAHGLAIASGVKAAKDLGNMPPNICNAAYLASQARQLADISDNRLTTRVIGEEQMKELGMNAYLAVGQGSQNESLMSIMEYKGSADPEAKPIVLLGKGLTFDSGGISIKPADGMDEMKYDMCGAATVYGVMRFITELQLPINVVGVLAGCENMPGGRAYRPGDILTTMSGQTVEVLNTDAEGRLVLCDALTYVERFDPELVIDIATLTGACVIALGSHYTGLMSNHNPLAHELLNASEQSGDRAWRLPLADEYFDQITPNFADLANTGGRPAGAITAGCFLSRFATKYNWAHLDIAGTAWRSGKAKGATGRPVSLLSQFLLNRVGLNGDD, from the coding sequence ATGGAGTTTAGTGTAAAAAGTGGTAGCCCGGAAAAACAACGCAGCGCATGTATCGTTGTCGGAGTCTTTGAACCACGCCGTCTGTCCCCTATAGCTGAACAGCTGGACAAAATAAGCGACGGATATATCAGCGCCCTGCTGCGCCGCGGGGAACTTGAAGGTAAAGTAGGCCAGTCCCTACTACTCCATCATGTACCAAATGTCCTGTCTGAACGTATTCTACTCATTGGCTGTGGTAAAGAGCGTGAGCTGGATGAACGTCAGTTTAAGCAAATCATTCAGAAAACAATTAGTACACTGAATGAAACAGGTTCTATGGAAGCAGTTTGCTTCTTGACTGAACTACATGTCAAAGGCCGTAATAACTACTGGAAAGTACGCCAAGCTGTTGAAACAGCAAAAGAGTCTCTCTACGTCTTTGATCAACTAAAAAGTAATAAAACCGAGCACCGCCGTCCACTACGTAAATTGGTCTTCAATGTACCAACACGCCGTGAATTGCCAAGTGGTGAACGCGCAATTGCGCATGGTCTAGCGATTGCATCGGGTGTGAAGGCAGCGAAAGATCTCGGTAATATGCCACCCAATATCTGTAATGCAGCTTACTTAGCGTCTCAAGCGCGCCAACTGGCTGATATTTCAGATAATAGGTTAACAACTCGCGTTATCGGCGAAGAGCAAATGAAAGAGTTAGGCATGAATGCCTACCTTGCTGTTGGGCAAGGCTCTCAAAATGAGTCTCTGATGTCTATTATGGAGTACAAAGGTAGCGCTGATCCTGAAGCAAAACCTATTGTATTACTCGGTAAAGGGCTGACATTCGACTCAGGTGGTATTTCTATCAAGCCAGCCGATGGCATGGATGAGATGAAATATGACATGTGTGGTGCTGCAACCGTTTATGGTGTAATGCGCTTTATTACCGAACTACAGCTACCGATTAACGTGGTTGGTGTTCTAGCCGGCTGTGAAAACATGCCCGGTGGTCGTGCTTATCGTCCGGGTGATATCCTTACCACGATGTCAGGCCAAACGGTTGAAGTATTAAATACAGATGCAGAAGGCCGCTTAGTATTGTGTGATGCGCTAACTTATGTTGAACGCTTTGATCCTGAATTAGTTATTGATATTGCAACGCTAACAGGGGCTTGTGTCATCGCATTAGGTAGCCACTATACTGGTTTGATGTCTAATCACAACCCGCTAGCTCACGAGCTATTGAATGCGTCGGAGCAATCTGGTGACCGAGCATGGCGCTTACCATTAGCTGACGAATATTTTGATCAAATTACACCTAATTTTGCAGATTTAGCGAATACAGGCGGGCGTCCTGCTGGTGCAATCACCGCAGGCTGTTTCCTATCGCGCTTCGCAACTAAGTATAATTGGGCACACTTGGACATCGCAGGTACAGCATGGCGTTCAGGTAAAGCAAAAGGAGCAACGGGTCGCCCAGTCTCCTTGCTGTCACAATTTTTACTGAACCGCGTCGGTTTGAATGGTGACGATTAA
- a CDS encoding AAA family ATPase yields MLKNLNDVIHQCRESFDNLNHRSDIHIDLVLASLLKNALAEVEPRSSFEIQPFSILLINENGLRTDLPSSLLWYGATFWELDEALCEYQQKIKELREFLKNKEHSSVSIKEFLNKLPSEELNNTSEIANDTKLFLRAMEPSDAILFERFLTDRDWWFQPLKKTDQMNGKTLDRGDVFQSSFDLAARVIVANSSRLLTIVKAFTASGDLRRYFETLSKEPVKYLDEDTSSIIHLAPTKPAKIGCNYIYYGAPGTGKSHQLNELTEGDRKIVTVFHPDTQNSDFIGSLKPTNVSGAVTYAFRPGPFTTALLEALKNPEQNVYLVIEEINRAPAAAVFGELFQLLDRENGASKYEIDFTDPDMQAYINEQLKAAGLGYLPKLSIPANLSLLATMNSSDQAVMPLDTAFKRRWSFRYIKLDFDNPAVSLQRLRIMTSQGAYDITWKNFANKVINHQLKEMKVPEDRLIGPFFLNSTELSNSETSHEAISGKLFVYLWDDVLRHKGRNIIFDKSIGTFGELHEQFIGGKKSVFSEIVESLIISNGNTVDDSTGVAEGDE; encoded by the coding sequence GTGCTAAAAAATTTAAATGATGTAATCCATCAATGTCGAGAGTCTTTTGATAACTTAAACCATCGTAGTGATATACACATAGATTTGGTTTTAGCATCACTTTTGAAGAATGCATTAGCGGAAGTTGAACCGAGATCTTCATTTGAGATTCAGCCATTTTCAATACTATTAATAAATGAGAATGGTCTCCGTACAGATTTACCTTCTTCCTTGCTTTGGTATGGAGCAACCTTCTGGGAATTAGATGAAGCGTTGTGTGAATATCAGCAAAAAATTAAAGAACTCAGAGAGTTTTTAAAAAATAAAGAGCATAGTAGTGTCTCGATCAAAGAGTTCTTAAATAAGTTGCCATCTGAAGAACTTAATAATACATCTGAAATTGCTAACGATACTAAATTATTCTTGAGGGCTATGGAGCCTAGTGATGCTATATTATTTGAACGGTTTTTAACGGATCGAGACTGGTGGTTTCAACCTCTTAAAAAAACAGATCAAATGAATGGTAAAACATTGGATAGAGGTGATGTATTTCAATCATCTTTTGATTTAGCTGCTCGAGTTATTGTTGCCAATTCATCACGGCTTTTAACTATTGTTAAGGCTTTTACAGCATCTGGAGATTTAAGGCGTTATTTTGAAACTCTGAGTAAAGAGCCAGTAAAATACTTAGACGAAGATACTTCAAGCATAATACATTTGGCTCCTACTAAACCTGCTAAAATAGGATGTAACTATATCTATTATGGAGCACCTGGTACAGGTAAAAGCCACCAGCTTAATGAGCTAACAGAAGGTGATAGAAAAATTGTTACCGTTTTCCATCCTGATACTCAAAATTCAGATTTTATTGGTTCTTTGAAACCAACGAATGTAAGTGGTGCTGTTACTTATGCTTTCAGGCCCGGCCCTTTTACCACAGCATTACTTGAAGCACTAAAGAATCCAGAACAAAATGTTTACCTAGTTATTGAGGAGATTAATCGAGCACCTGCTGCTGCGGTATTTGGTGAGTTATTTCAACTCTTGGATAGAGAAAACGGAGCAAGCAAGTACGAAATTGATTTCACTGATCCTGATATGCAGGCTTACATTAATGAGCAACTTAAAGCCGCGGGTTTAGGCTATCTTCCAAAATTATCAATACCTGCAAATTTGTCTTTACTTGCAACTATGAATAGCAGCGACCAAGCGGTTATGCCTTTGGATACTGCATTCAAAAGACGTTGGTCGTTTAGATATATAAAGCTTGATTTTGATAATCCTGCAGTTAGTTTACAAAGGCTGCGAATTATGACTAGTCAAGGTGCTTATGATATTACTTGGAAAAATTTCGCTAATAAAGTGATCAATCATCAACTTAAAGAAATGAAAGTTCCAGAAGATCGCTTAATTGGCCCATTTTTTCTTAATAGTACTGAATTATCAAATAGTGAAACATCTCATGAAGCAATCAGCGGAAAATTATTTGTGTATCTTTGGGATGATGTATTACGTCATAAGGGGCGGAATATTATTTTTGATAAAAGTATTGGTACATTTGGTGAATTGCATGAACAGTTTATTGGGGGAAAAAAATCTGTTTTCAGCGAGATAGTTGAATCGCTAATTATCTCGAATGGTAACACAGTTGATGATAGTACAGGAGTTGCGGAAGGAGATGAGTAG
- a CDS encoding type II restriction endonuclease: MIGALNLSPSCVKTLSAVEALPSSSNQHELNGVSELKNILGLDRKTFNVKFSLRGKDGYVESRVTWYDARENHVSRSEYRLYFQTNTVMSMAREGSTLVFGIGRDNQFWAELIL; this comes from the coding sequence ATGATAGGTGCGTTAAATTTAAGTCCTTCGTGTGTGAAAACTTTATCAGCGGTAGAAGCCCTTCCTTCTAGCTCAAATCAGCATGAATTGAATGGGGTTTCTGAATTAAAGAATATATTAGGTCTTGATAGAAAAACTTTTAATGTTAAATTTTCTCTTAGGGGAAAAGATGGGTATGTAGAATCTAGAGTCACTTGGTATGATGCTAGAGAGAATCATGTTTCTCGTTCTGAATACCGACTTTATTTTCAAACCAATACAGTGATGAGTATGGCTAGAGAGGGGAGTACATTAGTTTTTGGAATTGGTCGTGATAACCAGTTTTGGGCAGAACTGATTTTATAG
- the dcm gene encoding DNA (cytosine-5-)-methyltransferase has product MTIEILDKAEYIRLLRKKLGLGPTEMANLLGMNATGERTIRGWENGEHTPTPAKWQSILDLEKSLAKHSKNAPFKQKSLEEADFTFIDLFAGIGGIRLPFQNLNGHCVFSSEWDKFSQKTYLTNYGEMPNGDITQISAKDIPDHDILLGGFPCQAFSQAGLKQGFNDTRGTMFFEIQRILAEKKPKAFLLENVKQLQGHDKGRTLQTIINILQGKHNQGIPNEIPMSEEARHALSVKLNYWVDFKILRAADFGIPQNRERIFIVGYDRDYFKGIDFDSLFKWPIPPKSDTRVGDILQPQEELEAEIKKTGKDKYTISDQLWHGHKKRKEEHKIKGNGFGYTLFNSKSEYTNTISARYYKDGSEILIDQSHLGKNPRKLTPRECANLQGFPKNYIVDAVSQGQIYKQFGNSVCVKVVEAVATKMIDTLLVLSKKN; this is encoded by the coding sequence ATGACAATTGAAATCCTAGATAAAGCAGAATATATCAGACTATTGAGAAAAAAACTTGGATTAGGCCCAACAGAAATGGCAAATCTTCTAGGCATGAATGCAACAGGAGAAAGAACTATACGTGGTTGGGAAAATGGTGAACATACTCCAACACCTGCAAAATGGCAGAGCATACTTGATTTAGAAAAATCCTTAGCCAAACATTCAAAAAATGCACCATTCAAACAAAAATCTTTAGAAGAAGCTGATTTTACTTTTATTGATTTATTCGCAGGGATCGGTGGGATACGGTTACCATTCCAAAATCTTAATGGGCACTGTGTATTTTCATCCGAATGGGATAAATTTTCTCAAAAAACGTATTTAACGAATTATGGAGAAATGCCGAACGGAGATATTACTCAAATCTCAGCAAAAGATATACCTGACCATGATATTTTATTAGGTGGCTTCCCTTGTCAAGCATTCTCACAAGCTGGATTAAAACAAGGTTTTAATGATACTCGAGGAACAATGTTTTTTGAGATACAGCGGATACTTGCAGAAAAAAAGCCTAAAGCATTCCTCTTAGAAAATGTAAAACAACTTCAAGGGCACGACAAAGGCCGAACACTACAAACCATCATTAACATATTACAAGGGAAGCATAATCAAGGTATACCTAACGAGATTCCAATGAGTGAAGAAGCGCGCCATGCTCTCTCAGTAAAACTTAATTATTGGGTTGATTTTAAAATACTTCGCGCTGCAGATTTTGGTATTCCTCAAAATAGAGAACGTATTTTTATCGTTGGATATGATCGAGATTATTTTAAAGGTATCGATTTTGATAGCTTGTTTAAATGGCCTATCCCACCAAAATCAGACACTCGAGTTGGCGATATTCTTCAACCACAGGAAGAATTAGAAGCCGAGATCAAAAAAACAGGTAAAGACAAATATACTATTTCTGACCAACTATGGCATGGACATAAAAAAAGAAAAGAAGAGCATAAGATAAAAGGAAATGGTTTCGGATATACATTATTTAACTCGAAAAGTGAATATACTAATACAATCAGTGCCCGCTATTATAAAGATGGCTCAGAGATCTTGATTGACCAAAGTCATCTTGGTAAAAATCCAAGAAAACTAACGCCTAGAGAATGTGCGAATCTCCAAGGTTTCCCCAAAAACTACATTGTTGATGCTGTATCACAAGGACAAATTTATAAACAGTTCGGTAATTCTGTATGTGTTAAAGTGGTAGAAGCAGTAGCTACAAAAATGATTGATACGCTATTAGTTCTTTCAAAAAAGAATTGA
- the ampH gene encoding D-alanyl-D-alanine-carboxypeptidase/endopeptidase AmpH: MKKSFLKILSVSALSLALAACSTTTEKQPKFLQGNNNDAESSDWKVFEGDRRTYERVAKIVDLYANRIFNESDARGMAIIVIDNNQALSRYYGETAPGNGIKPGPHSLVRIASISKLMTSEILIKLEQDKKLLITDPLQQYSYHGVTVPDNNSGQPIRLYHLASHTSGLPREQPGGKWGRPVFIWPTQDNRWTWLKNGKLDATPGTEASYSNLAYDLLADAMIKASGLSYPQLFHRYVTSPAKMTETTYTPNASQCSRLMIGAKPSPCHNTLAAAGSGGVYSTPADMQKWMQQFLSTDKNLRKATAAREQGIYFPREKLIDVKGMDVAGNADGLGLGWVYMKPQNGRPGIYQKTGGGGGFNSYMAMIPQQNIGVFVVMTRKDSSKFSKLTIGVNDMVAALSANHAYGKH; encoded by the coding sequence ATGAAGAAATCATTTCTAAAAATTCTGTCAGTATCTGCGTTGTCTCTCGCATTAGCGGCCTGCTCAACAACGACTGAGAAACAACCTAAGTTTTTACAAGGCAACAACAATGATGCCGAATCTAGTGACTGGAAAGTGTTCGAAGGGGATCGAAGAACTTACGAGCGCGTTGCTAAGATTGTCGATTTGTATGCAAACCGTATTTTTAATGAAAGTGATGCCCGCGGTATGGCTATCATTGTTATTGATAATAACCAAGCATTGTCACGCTACTATGGTGAAACTGCGCCGGGAAATGGAATAAAACCGGGGCCACATTCACTGGTTCGAATTGCTTCTATATCAAAATTAATGACCAGCGAAATTTTGATAAAGTTAGAGCAAGACAAAAAATTGTTGATTACCGATCCGTTGCAGCAATATAGCTACCATGGCGTAACTGTGCCCGATAACAATAGTGGACAACCTATCCGCTTATATCATTTAGCGAGTCATACAAGTGGCCTTCCAAGAGAACAGCCTGGTGGAAAATGGGGTCGACCTGTGTTTATTTGGCCTACACAAGATAACCGCTGGACTTGGCTAAAAAATGGTAAGCTTGATGCTACACCGGGTACAGAAGCGTCATACTCCAACCTTGCTTACGATCTTCTTGCTGATGCTATGATTAAAGCATCGGGGTTGTCTTATCCACAGTTATTTCATCGCTATGTCACTTCACCGGCCAAAATGACAGAAACAACCTACACCCCGAATGCATCACAATGCTCCCGTTTAATGATAGGGGCTAAACCAAGTCCGTGTCATAACACGCTAGCAGCAGCTGGAAGTGGCGGTGTGTATTCAACGCCCGCTGATATGCAAAAGTGGATGCAGCAATTTTTATCAACGGATAAAAACCTCAGAAAAGCCACCGCTGCACGCGAGCAAGGTATTTATTTCCCAAGAGAAAAATTGATTGATGTAAAAGGAATGGATGTTGCTGGTAATGCTGATGGATTAGGACTTGGCTGGGTTTATATGAAACCACAAAACGGTCGTCCGGGCATTTATCAAAAGACCGGTGGCGGCGGTGGCTTTAATAGCTATATGGCGATGATCCCCCAGCAAAATATTGGTGTTTTTGTGGTAATGACGCGTAAAGATAGCAGTAAATTTAGTAAACTGACTATTGGAGTGAACGACATGGTTGCCGCATTATCCGCTAACCATGCATATGGAAAACATTGA
- a CDS encoding LlaJI family restriction endonuclease — protein sequence MSSFQFYRDRSIISQLPDELSCKMREMGLIAPDHYRIRFCGFFSWSGTTAVFLPVNSVLTDNGELAAHYLFQSLNRYYSDKLTGIQDTDGDSLIGGNLIFTSISLFEDYITNGLYVRRHKIQSVNKGKTNWSRTVSRHIPFISDSSPVYLELESSQIKNISDSETARIHAAIIRDIKKKFGVLINGEEIHFDVNLEEMPVPSGDQETQLAHLNRELSLSYSERDINLIRLLKRYIESIDGINNNILIIGTRHFQNVWESMLHKVLLGEKAYNQKLPVPYYLQNSKYHEVAEKGQRTDIVISDKSNQRVAVVDAKYYSALTPKDAPGWPDLVKQYFYEKAVKSTVSRDVKVTTHFVFPGAEQKLISAHVGKRGQGGTDLFIGELEYPVIYCHYCEPIGVMESYVNHKICYEFKKQIFEV from the coding sequence ATGAGTAGCTTTCAATTTTACAGAGATCGTTCTATCATCAGCCAGTTACCTGATGAATTGTCTTGTAAGATGCGTGAAATGGGATTAATAGCCCCAGATCATTATAGGATTCGTTTTTGTGGTTTCTTTTCTTGGTCTGGGACTACAGCAGTTTTCCTACCGGTAAACAGCGTGCTAACAGATAATGGAGAGTTAGCCGCTCATTATTTGTTTCAGTCACTAAATCGTTACTATTCAGATAAATTAACAGGTATACAAGATACTGATGGTGATTCATTGATTGGGGGTAATTTAATTTTTACTTCAATCAGTTTATTTGAAGACTATATAACAAATGGTTTATATGTTAGGAGACATAAAATTCAGTCAGTTAATAAAGGTAAAACAAACTGGTCCCGTACAGTATCTCGACATATACCATTTATATCCGACTCATCTCCTGTTTATTTAGAACTTGAATCATCTCAGATAAAGAATATATCAGATAGTGAAACCGCTAGGATCCATGCTGCAATCATTAGAGACATTAAGAAAAAATTTGGTGTGCTTATAAATGGTGAAGAGATTCATTTTGATGTAAATCTAGAGGAAATGCCAGTACCCTCCGGCGACCAAGAAACTCAACTCGCTCATTTAAATCGTGAACTCTCTTTAAGTTATTCTGAACGAGATATTAACTTAATCAGATTATTAAAACGATATATTGAAAGCATAGATGGTATAAACAATAACATATTGATAATAGGTACTCGTCATTTTCAGAATGTGTGGGAGAGCATGCTACATAAAGTGCTACTCGGAGAAAAAGCATACAATCAAAAATTACCTGTTCCTTATTATCTACAAAACTCTAAATATCATGAGGTTGCAGAAAAAGGACAAAGAACTGATATAGTCATTAGTGACAAGTCTAATCAACGGGTTGCTGTCGTCGATGCTAAATATTATTCCGCTTTGACACCAAAAGATGCTCCTGGTTGGCCTGATTTAGTTAAGCAATATTTTTATGAAAAAGCTGTCAAATCTACAGTAAGTAGAGATGTTAAAGTTACAACTCACTTTGTATTTCCTGGAGCAGAACAAAAATTAATATCGGCTCATGTTGGAAAAAGAGGACAAGGGGGAACAGATTTATTTATTGGCGAATTAGAGTATCCAGTAATTTATTGCCATTACTGCGAGCCTATAGGAGTAATGGAATCTTATGTTAACCATAAGATTTGCTATGAATTTAAGAAGCAAATTTTTGAAGTATGA